A stretch of DNA from Rhizobium sullae:
GCCCCACGCTTAGCGAGGGCGAACCATGAAAGATGATAGCGTAATTTTCATCGGCCTGGATACATCCAAGCTGAAGATAGCGGTGGCCATTGCCGATGGAAGGCGCAACGGCGAGGTACGGTATTTCGGCGACATCTCTTCGGAGCCGGCATCGGTGGCATCGATGGTCAACAAGCTTTCCAAACGCGGAGCCAAGCTTCACTTTTGCTATGAGGCCGGTCCCACGGGCTACGGCCTTTGTCGCCAGATTGTTGAACTGGGGCATAACTGCGTGGTAGTGGCGCCATCGCTGGTGCCCAGGCGTGCAGGTGACCGGGTGAAGACAAACCGCCGGGATGCCATGAGCCTGGCGCGCCTGCACCGCGCGGGCGAGCTGACCGCGGTATGGGTCCCGGATGAAGGCCATGAGGCGATCCGCGACCTGGTGCGGGCTCGCGAGGCGGCCGGCGACGCGCTGAAACAGGCGCGTCAGCAACTTCAGTCTTTCTTGTTGCGTCATGGCAGGATCTATACCGGCCGCAAACCATGGACGCGCGCCCATACAAGATGGCTGACGTGCCAGGCCTTCGATCATCCCGCCCACCACATCCTGTTGGCGGAATATTGCCAGGCGATCGAGGATGCTGGCGTGCGTCTGGACAGGCTGACCAAGCTGGTCGTCGAAACCGCGGCATCATGGTCGATGGCCCCGGTTGTGGCCGCTTACCAAGCAATGCGCGGTGTTGCATTCATGACAGCGGTCACCTTCGTGGTCGAAATCGGCGATGTCAGGCGCTTTGATAATCCCCGTCAGTTGATGGCGTATCTTGGTCTTGTGCCGTCGGAAAGCTCGACGGGCGAACGGGTCAAGCGTGGTAGGATCACCAAGGCAGGCAACACAAGGGCGCGTCGGGTCCTCATAGAAGGGGCGTGGACATATCGCTTCCCGGCTCGTGTAAGCTCGAGGATCCAGGCGCGGCTGGAGGACCTGCCAAGGACCGTTCGCGAGATCGCCTGGAAAGGTCAGGTGAGGCTTTGCGCTCGCTATCGCAAGCTAATGGCGGCAGGCAAGCCGAAGGTTGTCGCTGTCACCGCCATTGCCCGAGAAATGGCAGCGTTCCTATGGGCGATTGGACAGGAGGTCGCTCCCACAGCAAAAATCTAAAGCCAATCGTCGGCGCAATGCGCGACAAACCAGTCAAGACGCAAACATCTGCTGTTGAACAAAGATGGAGACAGGGCTCCGGTGGGGAACCCTCGTCGTACCTATGTGGCGGATAATTCCACGCCCGATCTTAGACCGAGGCAGCCCCAGACGAACACACGGAAATGCGGTATCCAGCCCGCGCATAAGAGTATGCCAGCCGTCGTCGAAACGCCCTGTCTCCTGCTTTGTTCAACAGCTTCACGCATGTGCTTTCGTCCTCAAAGCCGGAAAGGAAAAATTATGGCTAAGAAGCTTGCAAACGAACATAAGAGGTACGATCTGTTACCGATGTCTCCGGTATGGACAGTCACACATCTTATGACAATTGGTACTTCGAACCTTCGACCCCGAGCATCGACACCGATGTGGTTTCATCTGGTGCTTTGAAGGCAAGCACGTACGTCAGGAGTTATCCCCACGATGATGCCTGCTTCGTGCTTGTAGCCAGAGATGCGTGACCGCAATGGGCCGACAGGCGACTTCGTTCTCTTGACTGTCAGGATATGTTGCCGAGCTCGGCAGCTGCTTCCTTTGCGCCGATCTCGGGATCGCGCCGGAGCTGGACACGGCCGGACCATGCGTCTTACCTCAGCTCGTGGCTGCAGGCTCTTTCCAACGACAAAGGGCTATCTTTCAGGCGGCGGCGCATGCCCAGCGGGCTGTCGGCTTCCTGCGCGGTCTCCAACCCATTCAGGCCGACGAGAGAGCGGCCGCGTAGGAATGCTAAGGTTGGTCGTTGTCACCCGCAACGGCAGACAGCCCTTTCGGCTCTCTCTCCCCCAGGGTGTTCTGATCGGACGTGAGGTCCAGCTTCCCCCAGATCGATGGTTTCCGGTCGGTGGCTTTCAGCTTTCGGGATTGCTTGATTTCGACGATAAACGGCTTTGTCTGCTGACGCATAGATCCTCCAGGCGACGAATCACGGTCCGACATTATCGCGTTGATAACAGGAGGCAACTGCCCGGGCGGCCGAGTTTGTCGCATCGATGTCAGTGCTGTGACACCGAGACAGAGCAGCGGGTTCGCGGCTGCGATGTTCCGACATGGTAACGCGCTGACGAGGGCTGCCATGTCCAAGTTCCTCCCGGACGTGTCACTGGCACACTCCACGCGGGCTCGATGAGGCATGTCTGATCGGAGACCGGCTACCCCTCGATCGTTCTCCCGCAACGGCTGTCCGCAACTTTCTTCCCCTGCGAACTGTGTTCGCATTCCTCGCGAAACAAGAAAGCCGCTCCCCGGCCGCCCTGCACTTCGTTTCGTCCCCTTCGGGGTGCGGTCCGATCGTCCCCGATCCTTGCGACAGCCATCGAGGCCGCGAAGGGCGCGGCCCGAAACAAGCGAAAGGAACTTGGACATGGCTACCATCGGCACCTTCACCTCCACCGAAAACGGCTTCACTGGCTCGATCCGCACCCTCGCACTCAACGTCAAGGCCCGCATCGCCCGCATCGACAACCCCTCCGACAAGGGTCCGCACTTCCGCATCTACGCCGGCAACGTTGAGCTGGGTGCGGCCTGGCAGAAACGCTCCAGCGAGAGCGACCGTGACTACCTCTCGGTCAAGCTGGACGACCCGAGCTTCCCCGCCCCGATCTACGCAACGCTCTCCGAGGTCGAAGGCGAGGACGGCTGCCAGCTGATCTGGTCCCGCCCCAATCGGGATTGAGATCCCAACAAGGCCCCGCCACCGAGGCGGGGCCAGCCGCCGGAATAGACAGCATTCACAACAATGCTGTAAATGCTGTACATGCGCTTGCATAAGTGCTATAGTCGCGTAGGTGCAGACCCATGGAGATCAACATGCCCCGTACAGGTGGTTCCTATTCTACAAGCGATCTTTCGCGGAAATCCGGCGATATCATCGCCGAGGCGTTGCGCCACCCGGTCACAATCACCCAACGCAACAAACCGCGCCTCGTCCTCCTTAACATTGATGACTACGAACGGTTGATGCGGCAGTCCGACGGCCGTTCAGTCGGCACGCTGGAAACCATGCCGCACGGCCTGCTCGACGAATTCGAGGCCGCGGTTGACGCTTATGCGGAGACCGACGAGACCAGCCGATGAGCAGCTATGACGATATCCAGACTGCGACAGTCATCCGCTATCCTTATCTATGGGCCAGGGAGGCCGGCAAGGGTGAGACTGAGGGCCGAAAGGACCGGCCGGTCGCCGTCGGCGTAAGGCTCCCCCGCCCTGACGGTGATCTGGTTCTGTTTTTCCCGATCACCACGAAGCAGCCGGAAAAGGCTCGCTTCGCTGCGGAAATCCCCGCCATAGAGAAACGGCGGGCCGGCCTCGATGCAGATTTGCGCCTCTGGATCATCCTCGATGAATTCAACAGCGATATCGTCGGCCGCTCCTTTTACCTTGAGCCAGAACCACCTATCGGACGGTTCAGCAAGGCGTTCTTCCTTCCCCTCCTCCGCGAGTTCATCGCGCGTCGCAAGTCGTTTGCCGAGATCAGCCGGTCCAGATAACCCCTGGCCCCGCCGAGCAAAAAGAGCGCCGATGCCGCTCATGGGCAACTCTGTTTTCGGTGGAGACAAGCGCGATTCGTCGCTAAAGTCCCCGTGC
This window harbors:
- a CDS encoding IS110 family transposase, coding for MKDDSVIFIGLDTSKLKIAVAIADGRRNGEVRYFGDISSEPASVASMVNKLSKRGAKLHFCYEAGPTGYGLCRQIVELGHNCVVVAPSLVPRRAGDRVKTNRRDAMSLARLHRAGELTAVWVPDEGHEAIRDLVRAREAAGDALKQARQQLQSFLLRHGRIYTGRKPWTRAHTRWLTCQAFDHPAHHILLAEYCQAIEDAGVRLDRLTKLVVETAASWSMAPVVAAYQAMRGVAFMTAVTFVVEIGDVRRFDNPRQLMAYLGLVPSESSTGERVKRGRITKAGNTRARRVLIEGAWTYRFPARVSSRIQARLEDLPRTVREIAWKGQVRLCARYRKLMAAGKPKVVAVTAIAREMAAFLWAIGQEVAPTAKI
- a CDS encoding DUF736 domain-containing protein, with the protein product MATIGTFTSTENGFTGSIRTLALNVKARIARIDNPSDKGPHFRIYAGNVELGAAWQKRSSESDRDYLSVKLDDPSFPAPIYATLSEVEGEDGCQLIWSRPNRD
- a CDS encoding type II toxin-antitoxin system prevent-host-death family antitoxin encodes the protein MPRTGGSYSTSDLSRKSGDIIAEALRHPVTITQRNKPRLVLLNIDDYERLMRQSDGRSVGTLETMPHGLLDEFEAAVDAYAETDETSR